Proteins encoded by one window of Planctomycetota bacterium:
- a CDS encoding sulfatase-like hydrolase/transferase: MKCPPNILLLMTDQQRADTVSALGNPIIRTPVLDRLTREGTSFTRCYTPSPVCVSARCALMTGLAPHVSGCVDNMPMPTDVPTLPARLGMSGYQTHGIGKMHFNPDSTAAWGFDSRDISEEMPSSDDDYVDFLCENGFDHVTEPHGVRSEFYYVPQPSQLPTALHHTHWVADRSIKYLRERDTSRPFFLMSSFIKPHPPFENPSPFDKLYRGPDMPGPLRRREEQQLWTYWNRVQNRYKYADAGFDLRLAQLRQSAYYAAISFIDQQIGRIIDSLGDAIDNTLILFTADHGELLGDYGCVGKRSMLDAAARIPMIARLPGVFKPGRRCEAATSLLDIMPTCLARAETDTGEVSGDGNDLASVAAVPDPDRTVYAQLQRGRYGLYMAANAKQKFVRSAADNREWLFHGTAEDNPDEFAHCVDTGKSVADNTLAASLRQRFTEAGYTEAVADNRWVGYQPPEFPEATDSGLLFQDSQDLESQLRSIGDGYAREGYVGGTELLDTPRPFEKPGDHGQEGTPAPKPKRQRVKPVVPAMRSISVEGVN, encoded by the coding sequence GTGAAGTGCCCGCCCAACATACTGCTGCTGATGACCGATCAGCAGCGTGCGGATACGGTCTCTGCCCTGGGCAATCCAATCATCCGCACGCCGGTGCTCGATCGGCTGACCCGGGAAGGCACGAGCTTCACTCGGTGCTACACCCCCAGCCCGGTTTGCGTCTCGGCGCGATGCGCATTGATGACAGGACTTGCCCCGCATGTAAGCGGTTGCGTCGACAACATGCCGATGCCCACCGACGTGCCGACGCTGCCGGCTCGCCTCGGCATGTCGGGCTACCAAACGCACGGCATCGGCAAGATGCACTTCAACCCGGACAGCACCGCCGCTTGGGGTTTTGATTCGCGCGACATCTCCGAGGAGATGCCCAGCTCCGACGACGACTACGTCGACTTTCTCTGTGAGAATGGCTTTGACCATGTGACCGAGCCGCATGGCGTGCGGAGCGAGTTTTACTACGTCCCACAACCATCGCAGCTGCCGACCGCGCTGCACCACACGCACTGGGTGGCGGACCGTTCGATCAAGTACCTTCGAGAGCGCGACACCAGCCGTCCGTTCTTCTTGATGTCGAGCTTCATCAAGCCGCATCCGCCGTTTGAGAATCCTTCTCCCTTCGACAAGCTCTATCGCGGCCCCGACATGCCCGGCCCGCTGCGCCGGCGCGAAGAGCAACAGTTGTGGACTTACTGGAACCGTGTCCAGAATCGCTACAAGTACGCCGACGCCGGTTTCGATTTGCGTCTTGCGCAGCTTCGTCAGTCCGCGTACTACGCGGCGATCAGCTTCATCGACCAACAGATCGGCCGGATCATCGACTCGCTCGGCGATGCCATCGACAACACATTGATCCTCTTCACCGCCGACCACGGCGAACTGCTCGGGGACTATGGCTGTGTCGGCAAAAGATCCATGCTCGATGCTGCCGCGCGGATTCCGATGATCGCTCGCCTTCCGGGCGTCTTCAAACCCGGCCGGCGCTGCGAAGCGGCGACATCGTTGCTCGACATCATGCCCACATGTCTGGCTCGTGCCGAAACGGACACCGGAGAGGTCTCCGGTGACGGCAACGATCTGGCATCGGTGGCCGCTGTACCTGACCCGGACCGGACCGTTTACGCACAACTGCAACGCGGCCGTTACGGCCTGTACATGGCGGCCAACGCGAAGCAGAAGTTCGTCCGCTCCGCTGCCGACAATCGTGAGTGGCTCTTTCACGGAACGGCGGAAGACAACCCCGACGAGTTCGCCCATTGTGTCGACACTGGCAAGTCGGTCGCGGACAACACGCTCGCGGCATCTCTCCGCCAACGCTTTACCGAAGCCGGGTATACCGAAGCGGTCGCTGACAATCGTTGGGTCGGATACCAACCGCCCGAGTTTCCGGAGGCGACGGATTCGGGTCTGTTGTTTCAAGACTCGCAGGACTTGGAGTCACAACTTCGCTCCATCGGCGACGGTTACGCCCGTGAGGGTTACGTTGGCGGAACTGAATTGCTCGACACGCCCCGCCCGTTCGAAAAGCCTGGCGACCACGGACAGGAAGGCACCCCGGCACCCAAGCCCAAACGCCAACGGGTCAAACCGGTCGTTCCCGCCATGCGGTCGATCAGCGTTGAAGGCGTCAACTAA